A genomic region of Gossypium hirsutum isolate 1008001.06 chromosome D01, Gossypium_hirsutum_v2.1, whole genome shotgun sequence contains the following coding sequences:
- the LOC107934663 gene encoding receptor-like protein 9DC1, whose translation MSSVVLTSFRNMSSYITTLIIEENGLQGKFPEDVFRFPYLQKFHFAIFLLESGQEQELELKFPKTNWSGPLKSLQVSSPYLQELPDSIGNLRSLEILDLSHSNLRWPTPVSLGNLTQLEYLDLSHNNLSGPIPWSVFNLTQVQFLDFSKNKLEGSLPSQVSGLPQLSILLFDHNFLSGRVPTWLFSLPSLVKLRLNNNKLNGNFELDKLSERSKLEQLSLSDNALSSFTSASNANYSLPNLPWPALQQRTNSNKLVKRPAAANCTILAAILFCSKEMELVQL comes from the exons ATGTCTTCAGTTGTACTTACCTCTTTCCGTAACATGTCTTCTTACATAACAACTCTTATCATTGAGGAGAATGGACTTCAAGGAAAGTTCCCCGAAGATGTTTTCCGCTTTCCATACCTGCAGAAGTTCCACTTTGcaatatttcttctagaatccgGGCAGGAACAGGAACTAGAACTCAAGTTCCCAAAGACAAATTGGAGTGGTCCCCTCAAGTCATTGCAAGTCTCATCTCCATATTTGCAGGAACTGCCTGATTCAATTGGCAATCTTAGATCTTTGGAGATATTGGATCTTTCCCATAGCAATTTAAGATGGCCAACTCCAGTATCTCTCGGCAACCTCACTCAACTTGAGTATCTAGATCTTTCCCATAATAACCTTAGTGGTCCTATTCCATGGTCAGTTTTCAACCTCACTCAAGTTCAGTTTCTAGATTTTTCAAAAAACAAGTTGGAGGGTTCCCTTCCTTCTCAAGTGAGTGGGCTTCCACAGCTTAGTATTCTACTCTTTGATCACAACTTTCTCAGTGGCAGGGTACCGACCTGGTTGTTCTCTCTTCCTTCTTTAGTTAAGTTAAGGCTCAATAACAACAAGCTGAATGGCAACTTTGAATTGGACAAACTATCAGAGCGCAGCAAACTTGAGCAGCTCTCTCTCTCAGATAATGCTTTGTCATCATTTACCAGTGCAAGTAATGCCAATTACTCGTTGCCTAATCTT CCGTGGCCTGCATTGCAACAAAGAACCAACAGCAACAAATTGGTCAAAAGACCAGCAGCAGCAAATTGTACAATTTTAGCTGCTATACTGTTTTGTAGCAAAGAAATGGAGTTGGTtcagttataa